In the genome of Vibrio ziniensis, the window CACCGTTAACGCTGACCGTAATTAACATGATTCCACCTCACTGTTGCTGTATGCACACCCTTTTTCTTCAGGCTGCTCACCACACACAGGACAATCGGGATCTCGAACTAAGTTCCATGTTTGCCATATCATCGATTTGCCATCGAACTTGTGCAAACGATGTGTCTTTAACTCTTTCAAACCAATCAAATACTGAATGGCAAGCAATGCTTGTAAATTGCCTATCACTCCAACAACCGGTCCAATCACACCAAGCTCGCTGCACTTACTCAATTTATTGTGGCTGTCGATAGGCACTAAACAGGCATAACAAACAGATGTACTGGCCTGCGTAAAATCAAACACGATAACTTGACCATCCCAACCAATTGCAGCCCCGGAAATCAGCGGTACTTTAGATTCAAAACAGACTCTATTGATAAGGTGTCGCGTCTCTAAGTTATCTGAACAATCCAATACTAAATCCGCCATTTCTACTTCCAATGGCAAAACCGAACTGTCTACTCGCCTAGCAACCGTTCGAATGTGACAATCAGGGTTTAAAGATTTTAATTGCTTAGATAGTGAATCAACTTTAGACGTTGATATGTGTTCAGTTCGAAACGCTATTTGACGAGATAAGTTGGAGATATCAACGTCATCATCATCGCAAATCACTAGTTTTCCGATACCTGCGCCAGCCAAATACAAAGCGGCAGCATTGCCTAAACCACCACAGCCAATGATTAATACAGAAGAATCGCAAAGTCTTTTCTGACCTTCTTCGCCTACTTCTGGTAAGCAGATTTGTCGCTGATACCTAATAAAGGCATTATCCGATAACATCAAACGCCTCCTTCTTATTTAAACTAGACTGATTAAGTTTGGTCGTAAGTTCCGACACCGCCTTTGTAACATTAGTAGCTTGTGTAATGGCTCTTACCACTGCGATGCTATTGACACCTTGCTTAGCCACTTGTTCTATGTTGCTTAAATCGATACCGCCTATAGCAACACTTGGAACTCCTATAGCATCACCATAAGGCATGCTATCTAGCAGC includes:
- a CDS encoding HesA/MoeB/ThiF family protein gives rise to the protein MLSDNAFIRYQRQICLPEVGEEGQKRLCDSSVLIIGCGGLGNAAALYLAGAGIGKLVICDDDDVDISNLSRQIAFRTEHISTSKVDSLSKQLKSLNPDCHIRTVARRVDSSVLPLEVEMADLVLDCSDNLETRHLINRVCFESKVPLISGAAIGWDGQVIVFDFTQASTSVCYACLVPIDSHNKLSKCSELGVIGPVVGVIGNLQALLAIQYLIGLKELKTHRLHKFDGKSMIWQTWNLVRDPDCPVCGEQPEEKGCAYSNSEVESC